A window of Flavobacterium flavigenum contains these coding sequences:
- a CDS encoding VCBS repeat-containing protein: MLNPTDTGIDFSNNLTENDSLNYFTYHYIYLGGGVATGDINNDGLADIFFTGNQVPNKLYLNKGNLKFEDITKKAGVGGDDRWYNGVTMADVNGDGFLDIYCSVSGKFGPKNNQLYINNGNGTFTEKAKEYGIDDAGDSTQGTFFDYDKDGDLDLFVANYPPTKFNSPTFAYVQMMINVKDNESGHLYRNDGNHFVNVTQDAGVKAYGLSLSATIGDLNNDSWPDIYVSNDFSSPDFMYINNQDGTFKEVVKQSMAHNSFYGMGVDISDFNNDGNLDLFQVDMDAKDNRRKKANMSSMNPQLFWDVVDADFNYQYMHNCMQLNTGIIENGIPHFGNISRITGTSSTDWSWGPLFADFDNDGNKDLFVSNGTRREINNNDFFNSFEALKERPKDLLKKSQEIPSEKIDNFMFQNKGNLHFEQVNKKWGIEYKGFSNGVAYVDLDNDGDLDLVVNNIDDYASVFENSSSKINNYIKIKFKGNSKNTYGLGNRVYIKTKKGTQMQELTLTRGFQSSVSPELHFGLAKDKTIDEVKVVWTNGKVQKLYNVKANQTLNFKEQDAKEETAAKTIVKNTLFKTENGVFPVFKHEENKYDDFKDQVLLPHKMSTFGPTICVGDLNKDGLDDYFIGGSSGYTGKIFLQTQNGFTEKKVPALEEDKFSEDTGSLIFDADNDGDNDLYVVSGGYEFFINDSKLQDRLYLNNGKGDFIKAPKGVLPTMLTSSSKVYPIDFDKDGKKDLLVLGRQVPGQYPSPTTTYLLHNISTADQPRFELSKKAPKEFINLGMATSAVITDFNNDKSDDIIIVGEWMPIRAFQNTKTGFKEVTKNMGLTDDTTGWWWSIQQGDFDKDGDMDYIVGNNGLNYKYQATPNETFDIFVKDFDNDKHKDIVLSYYNDGKQYPVRGRGCSSQQIPNIKKKFKDYESFSQATLVDVYTEKSLKEALHYKVKSFASIYLENRNGKFIIHKLPIQAQISCINQIAVEDFDKDGNLDALITGNMFNSEVETPRNDAGHGLFLKGNGKGAFTPVSAVKSGFFTPGDVKNMEKIKVKDKNYFLITKNDSFLQTIRIN; this comes from the coding sequence ATGCTAAACCCAACCGATACAGGAATTGATTTCAGCAATAACTTAACTGAAAATGACTCTCTTAATTACTTTACGTACCATTATATATATCTGGGAGGAGGGGTTGCTACAGGTGATATCAATAATGATGGGCTTGCAGATATCTTTTTTACAGGAAATCAAGTACCTAATAAATTATATCTAAACAAAGGAAACCTAAAATTTGAAGATATCACTAAAAAGGCAGGTGTTGGAGGTGATGACCGCTGGTACAATGGAGTTACTATGGCAGATGTAAACGGAGATGGTTTTTTAGACATTTATTGCAGTGTAAGTGGAAAATTTGGACCAAAGAATAACCAATTATACATTAATAATGGTAACGGTACCTTTACAGAAAAAGCTAAAGAATATGGCATTGATGATGCTGGAGATAGTACACAAGGAACATTCTTTGATTATGATAAGGATGGAGATTTAGATTTATTTGTAGCTAATTATCCTCCAACCAAATTTAATTCTCCAACTTTTGCTTATGTACAAATGATGATAAATGTAAAAGATAATGAATCAGGTCATTTGTATCGAAATGATGGTAATCATTTTGTCAATGTTACCCAAGATGCAGGAGTCAAAGCGTATGGATTATCATTGAGTGCCACAATTGGTGATTTAAATAATGATAGCTGGCCAGATATTTATGTTTCAAATGATTTCAGTTCTCCTGATTTCATGTATATCAATAATCAGGATGGCACTTTTAAGGAAGTAGTTAAACAATCAATGGCACATAATTCTTTTTATGGAATGGGCGTAGACATTTCTGATTTTAATAATGATGGAAATCTGGATCTTTTTCAGGTAGATATGGATGCTAAAGATAATCGTCGCAAAAAAGCAAATATGTCCAGTATGAATCCGCAGCTTTTTTGGGATGTTGTTGATGCCGATTTTAATTATCAATATATGCACAATTGCATGCAGTTAAATACAGGAATTATAGAGAATGGAATACCACATTTTGGAAACATATCCCGTATTACAGGAACCTCCTCTACTGACTGGAGCTGGGGACCATTATTCGCAGATTTTGACAATGACGGAAATAAAGATTTGTTTGTAAGTAATGGTACCAGAAGAGAAATTAATAATAATGATTTCTTTAACAGCTTTGAGGCTCTAAAAGAACGTCCTAAAGATCTTCTTAAAAAATCGCAGGAAATCCCATCTGAGAAAATCGATAATTTTATGTTTCAGAATAAAGGTAATTTGCACTTTGAACAGGTTAATAAAAAATGGGGAATTGAATACAAAGGCTTTTCAAATGGTGTTGCATATGTTGACTTGGATAACGATGGCGATTTGGATTTGGTAGTAAACAATATTGATGATTATGCCTCTGTTTTTGAAAATTCAAGCTCTAAAATCAATAATTATATCAAGATAAAATTCAAAGGAAATTCAAAAAACACTTATGGTTTAGGGAACCGTGTTTACATCAAAACAAAAAAGGGAACCCAGATGCAGGAACTTACTTTAACAAGAGGTTTTCAGTCGTCAGTTTCTCCTGAATTGCACTTTGGATTAGCAAAAGACAAAACTATCGACGAAGTAAAAGTAGTCTGGACAAACGGTAAAGTTCAAAAGTTATATAATGTGAAGGCAAACCAAACACTAAACTTCAAAGAACAGGATGCGAAAGAAGAAACAGCTGCAAAAACAATTGTAAAAAATACTCTTTTCAAAACAGAAAATGGTGTATTCCCGGTTTTTAAACATGAAGAGAACAAATACGATGATTTTAAAGATCAGGTCTTGCTGCCTCATAAAATGTCTACTTTCGGACCCACTATTTGTGTTGGCGATCTGAATAAAGACGGTCTTGATGATTATTTCATTGGAGGTTCCTCAGGTTATACCGGAAAAATATTTTTGCAAACTCAAAATGGATTTACAGAAAAAAAAGTTCCGGCACTGGAGGAAGATAAATTTAGTGAAGATACAGGTTCATTGATTTTTGATGCTGATAACGATGGTGATAATGATTTATATGTAGTAAGCGGAGGCTACGAATTTTTTATAAATGATTCAAAACTACAAGACAGATTATACCTGAATAACGGAAAAGGTGATTTTATCAAAGCGCCAAAAGGAGTGCTGCCAACGATGCTGACAAGCAGTTCAAAAGTATATCCGATTGATTTTGATAAAGATGGAAAAAAAGATCTTTTGGTTTTAGGAAGACAAGTCCCGGGACAATATCCATCACCCACTACCACGTATTTACTACATAATATCAGTACTGCTGACCAGCCTCGATTTGAACTTTCTAAAAAAGCCCCTAAAGAATTTATAAATTTAGGAATGGCAACAAGTGCTGTAATAACTGATTTTAATAATGACAAATCAGACGACATCATTATTGTTGGCGAATGGATGCCAATACGTGCTTTTCAAAATACAAAAACAGGTTTCAAAGAAGTTACCAAAAACATGGGGCTTACTGATGACACTACAGGATGGTGGTGGAGCATTCAGCAAGGTGATTTTGACAAGGATGGCGACATGGATTATATTGTTGGAAATAACGGATTGAATTATAAATATCAGGCCACTCCAAATGAAACTTTTGACATTTTTGTAAAAGACTTTGATAATGACAAACACAAAGATATTGTATTAAGCTACTATAATGATGGCAAGCAATATCCGGTGCGTGGGCGTGGCTGTTCTTCTCAGCAAATTCCAAATATCAAGAAAAAATTCAAAGACTACGAAAGTTTTTCACAAGCAACACTTGTTGATGTTTATACCGAAAAATCACTTAAAGAAGCTTTACATTATAAAGTTAAATCTTTTGCAAGTATCTATCTGGAAAACAGAAATGGAAAATTTATCATTCATAAATTACCTATTCAGGCGCAGATTAGCTGTATCAATCAAATAGCGGTTGAAGACTTTGATAAGGATGGTAACCTTGATGCTTTAATTACAGGCAATATGTTTAACTCTGAAGTGGAAACGCCAAGGAACGATGCAGGTCATGGCTTGTTTTTAAAAGGAAACGGCAAAGGTGCATTTACACCGGTTTCAGCAGTTAAAAGTGGATTCTTTACTCCTGGAGATGTGAAAAACATGGAAAAAATTAAAGTAAAAGACAAAAATTACTTTCTGATAACCAAAAACGATTCATTTTTACAAACGATCAGAATTAATTAG
- a CDS encoding RagB/SusD family nutrient uptake outer membrane protein has protein sequence MKKYILISWVVLLFTSACNDDLLDTEPETSIPESIAFSTPAKILAQTNNLYKQLQNQSFYGGRFIVFNEQRADQFGQNDGNAATGSAVWNQNVASTNDFVNNVWSVGYTAINASNILISKMNETTVISKELAKNYIAEAKFVRALCYFNLVQTYAKPYNQDKSSLGLPLRLTPITTSGNNDLARSSVEMVYIQILKDLDEAEGDLPVSYSTPLLNTSRAKKCTAIALKTRVLLVQNNFEKVISESEKIVSSTVPFQYTEGNLTHKLETNYTAIFGGSYTGTEAIFSIPFANSTTETPSAQYSLAYNYLAQPIIFLAAEGIVSDPVFSSATDARSGLIGKSAANQKVLKKFSVTTAPFRDYVPVIRYAEILLNYAEAAAHTNDLETSKALLKAVRNRADPGYVFPENEIATKEVLIATIQKERNIELLGEGFRLMDLQRKVQTLPAKKGAIGTAPLVLPTSSNYIWPIPSGEISTNHLMEPNP, from the coding sequence ATGAAAAAATATATTTTAATCAGTTGGGTTGTTTTATTATTCACCTCAGCCTGCAATGACGATTTATTAGACACGGAGCCTGAAACCAGTATTCCCGAGTCAATTGCATTTAGCACTCCGGCTAAAATTTTAGCTCAGACCAATAATTTATACAAGCAACTGCAAAATCAAAGTTTTTATGGTGGGCGATTCATTGTTTTTAATGAACAGCGCGCGGATCAATTTGGGCAGAATGATGGAAATGCAGCAACCGGATCTGCCGTATGGAATCAAAACGTAGCATCAACAAATGACTTTGTAAATAATGTCTGGTCCGTTGGATATACTGCTATTAATGCATCGAATATTTTAATCAGTAAAATGAATGAAACTACGGTAATTTCAAAGGAACTGGCTAAAAACTATATCGCAGAAGCCAAATTTGTGCGTGCCCTGTGCTATTTTAATTTGGTTCAGACCTATGCCAAACCTTATAATCAGGACAAAAGTTCTTTAGGTCTGCCCTTGCGATTAACACCAATTACGACATCCGGCAATAATGATTTGGCCAGAAGCTCCGTAGAAATGGTGTACATCCAAATTCTAAAAGATTTAGATGAAGCCGAAGGAGATTTGCCTGTTAGTTACTCTACACCATTACTGAATACTTCCAGAGCTAAAAAATGTACTGCAATTGCCTTAAAAACAAGGGTATTATTGGTTCAGAATAATTTTGAGAAAGTAATTTCAGAATCTGAAAAAATCGTTTCTTCTACCGTCCCTTTTCAATATACAGAAGGAAATTTAACCCATAAATTAGAAACGAATTATACTGCTATTTTTGGAGGGAGCTATACCGGAACTGAAGCCATTTTTTCTATTCCATTCGCGAACTCAACAACCGAAACGCCTTCTGCACAATACTCATTGGCATATAATTATTTAGCACAGCCCATTATTTTTTTGGCTGCGGAAGGTATTGTGAGTGATCCGGTATTCAGCTCAGCAACTGATGCCCGTTCGGGTCTTATTGGTAAAAGCGCAGCGAATCAAAAAGTATTAAAGAAATTCAGTGTCACAACAGCACCTTTTAGGGACTATGTTCCTGTAATTCGCTATGCTGAAATACTATTAAATTATGCCGAAGCAGCTGCTCATACCAATGATTTAGAAACATCGAAAGCATTGCTGAAAGCGGTAAGAAACCGCGCAGATCCTGGTTATGTTTTTCCCGAAAATGAGATTGCAACCAAAGAAGTCCTGATTGCGACCATACAAAAAGAAAGAAACATTGAACTTTTAGGAGAAGGTTTCCGATTAATGGATTTGCAAAGAAAAGTACAAACCCTGCCTGCCAAAAAAGGGGCTATCGGTACAGCTCCATTGGTACTGCCAACAAGCAGCAATTATATCTGGCCAATCCCTAGCGGTGAAATATCGACCAATCATTTGATGGAGCCTAATCCTTAA
- a CDS encoding SusC/RagA family TonB-linked outer membrane protein, which produces MVLEKHLKLMLLFFFFLTVQLFAQQQNIKGKVIDAKDNIPLNGVRVQSETEEVITNEEGEFVIENQKLPLTLKLSYIGYTTHEIVVRSFDLVTVKLNKESNQLDEVLISSGYLSQKKSEFSGSVSTISAKQLQNRPTTSFDQLLGGQGTGIDVIQSTSVLNNTPVIRVRGLNTITSGLFPLIVVDGIAVFTGSLGGFIGNNPLSGINPNDIASVDVLKDASASAIYGSRAANGVMVITTKKGKKGKTRFNYNTWFSRSTPYNLPKLLNAEDYTMIKNEALVNAGKAPGFFLSQNADGSTVDTNWYDVAYEPGYSSNHNINVSGGNETTQYYFSLDYTNQNSFIKNNTFQNYMTRLNISHELNKFIRAGVNLSYSNAKNVGPNTGAVAGNTLSSSTYNTEYITNEPLGRMTYVLPPNVPVYNPDGSYSIQNGISVGYGANIPSIIGTINAYNLAMVQELDLTTSISKSLLGNVYGEFDITKKLIFRTSFGLNSIGLENKLFLNPLHGGGAAYNGVATNIATDLSRTDWANTITYKNSFNEDHNLMILAGYERIKTTFESWGATQSNVTDTYYKNYQGSYANISPIGNDLSENALVSYFTNLNYNYKNKYFLTLNYRIDGLSALSEGNKYGSFWGGSVSWNLLEESFFNDSKLKGFLDNLKLRASYGIVGNSEIGNYPSIGAYNSSTYGGAPTLGYSQTANPNLKWETSSKLDLGLNFAMLNNRISVEFDYYNNKIRDLILKTPQSLSAGIPNNYINENVGGMYNTGYEIGINALAVTARDFNWNINLNFSTLKNKVTSLASDVFVPSVFGVQNMTRVGYSIGSVFAVPNKGVNPENGQMIFINSEGKEVQYNHIGSPKWTYLDGSAAPAIDNYKDGVIQGPSLPKLFGGLNNTFNYKNFVLAVNLTFSQGNKLYNGTRATNSDQRYFNNGEFIKNRWTTPGQITDIQKLYYGDNVSAGFSFSSTSKVEDGSFVKLKNLSLGYNVPLEASFLKNTFSSIYVYLQGNNLYTFTKYRGSDPEVSINGNSINSGKDQNVPPNAQVYTLGLNIGF; this is translated from the coding sequence ATGGTATTAGAAAAACATTTAAAATTAATGCTCCTCTTTTTCTTTTTTCTTACTGTACAGCTTTTTGCTCAACAGCAAAACATAAAAGGAAAAGTTATAGATGCTAAAGATAATATACCCTTAAATGGTGTAAGAGTTCAGTCGGAAACTGAAGAAGTTATTACTAACGAAGAGGGTGAATTTGTTATTGAAAATCAAAAATTACCATTAACATTAAAGCTGAGTTATATTGGATATACGACGCATGAAATTGTGGTACGCTCATTTGATTTAGTGACAGTTAAACTAAATAAAGAATCAAATCAGTTAGATGAAGTCCTGATTTCGAGTGGCTATTTGTCGCAAAAAAAATCTGAATTTTCAGGTTCAGTTTCCACAATTTCAGCAAAGCAATTACAGAACCGGCCTACTACCAGCTTCGATCAGTTATTAGGCGGTCAGGGAACCGGAATTGATGTAATTCAGTCTACAAGCGTATTGAATAACACACCTGTCATTAGGGTTCGGGGTTTAAACACTATTACATCCGGTCTTTTCCCTTTAATAGTAGTAGATGGGATTGCGGTTTTTACCGGATCATTGGGTGGATTTATTGGTAACAATCCGTTATCCGGAATCAATCCCAATGATATTGCCTCTGTGGATGTATTGAAAGACGCTTCTGCTTCAGCTATATACGGATCAAGAGCAGCAAATGGTGTGATGGTCATTACTACCAAAAAAGGCAAAAAGGGTAAAACCAGATTTAATTATAACACCTGGTTCAGTCGAAGCACACCCTACAATCTGCCTAAATTATTAAATGCGGAGGATTACACCATGATAAAAAATGAAGCTTTGGTTAATGCAGGTAAAGCACCCGGTTTTTTTCTTTCTCAAAATGCTGACGGTAGTACTGTAGATACGAATTGGTATGATGTCGCTTATGAACCAGGGTATTCCAGCAACCATAACATTAATGTTTCCGGAGGCAATGAAACGACTCAATACTATTTTTCATTAGACTATACCAATCAAAATAGTTTTATAAAAAATAACACCTTTCAAAATTACATGACACGATTAAACATTAGTCATGAGCTTAATAAGTTTATCAGAGCCGGAGTGAATCTTTCTTACAGCAACGCAAAAAATGTTGGGCCAAATACGGGTGCTGTTGCCGGTAACACTTTATCTTCATCAACCTATAATACAGAGTATATTACGAATGAACCTTTAGGCAGAATGACGTATGTTTTACCTCCGAACGTACCCGTTTATAATCCTGACGGATCTTATAGTATTCAGAATGGTATAAGTGTAGGCTATGGAGCTAATATTCCGTCAATTATTGGTACAATCAATGCCTACAACTTAGCGATGGTCCAGGAACTTGATCTGACTACTTCAATTAGTAAATCGCTCTTAGGCAATGTATATGGAGAGTTTGATATCACCAAAAAGCTAATTTTCAGAACGAGTTTTGGTTTGAATAGTATTGGACTCGAAAACAAGTTGTTTTTAAATCCACTTCACGGAGGAGGTGCCGCTTACAACGGAGTAGCAACCAATATCGCTACTGATTTATCAAGAACCGACTGGGCAAATACCATAACTTATAAAAATTCTTTTAACGAGGATCATAATTTGATGATTTTGGCTGGTTATGAAAGAATTAAAACCACTTTCGAAAGCTGGGGAGCAACACAAAGCAATGTAACCGACACTTATTATAAAAATTACCAAGGAAGTTATGCTAATATTTCACCAATTGGCAACGACCTTTCAGAAAATGCCTTAGTGTCTTATTTTACTAACTTAAACTACAATTATAAAAACAAATACTTCCTGACCTTAAATTATAGAATTGATGGTTTATCTGCATTGTCTGAAGGAAATAAATATGGTAGTTTTTGGGGAGGATCTGTAAGCTGGAATCTGCTGGAAGAATCTTTTTTTAATGATTCAAAACTAAAGGGATTTCTGGATAACTTAAAACTCAGGGCGAGTTACGGAATTGTAGGAAATAGCGAAATAGGAAACTACCCTTCCATTGGAGCTTATAATTCATCTACTTATGGAGGCGCACCAACATTGGGCTATTCGCAAACTGCTAATCCAAATCTAAAATGGGAAACGAGTTCAAAACTTGATTTGGGATTGAATTTCGCTATGCTAAACAATCGTATTTCAGTAGAGTTCGATTATTACAACAATAAAATCAGGGATTTAATCCTGAAAACCCCACAGTCACTTTCTGCAGGAATTCCGAATAATTATATCAACGAAAATGTGGGCGGTATGTACAATACCGGATATGAAATCGGAATAAATGCGCTTGCTGTTACTGCGAGGGATTTTAATTGGAATATAAATTTAAATTTTTCTACACTTAAAAATAAAGTAACTTCATTAGCCAGTGATGTATTTGTGCCGAGCGTATTTGGGGTACAAAACATGACCAGAGTAGGCTATTCAATCGGGTCTGTTTTTGCGGTGCCAAACAAAGGTGTGAATCCCGAGAATGGACAAATGATCTTCATAAACAGCGAAGGCAAAGAAGTACAGTACAATCATATTGGTTCACCAAAATGGACTTATCTCGATGGCAGTGCTGCCCCGGCAATAGACAATTATAAAGATGGTGTTATACAAGGCCCTTCATTGCCAAAACTCTTTGGAGGATTGAACAATACTTTTAATTATAAAAATTTTGTTTTAGCTGTAAACCTGACTTTCTCACAAGGAAACAAACTCTACAACGGAACGCGCGCCACCAATTCAGACCAGCGTTATTTTAACAATGGCGAATTTATAAAAAACAGATGGACAACTCCTGGTCAGATTACGGATATCCAAAAGTTGTATTATGGCGATAATGTTTCGGCAGGTTTTTCTTTTTCAAGCACGTCAAAAGTAGAAGACGGCTCTTTTGTAAAGCTGAAAAATCTTTCTTTAGGATACAATGTGCCATTAGAAGCATCTTTTCTAAAAAATACATTCAGTTCAATTTATGTGTATTTACAGGGAAATAACCTGTACACCTTTACCAAATACAGAGGTTCTGACCCTGAAGTTTCTATCAATGGAAACTCTATTAATTCCGGAAAAGATCAGAATGTCCCACCAAATGCCCAGGTATATACTTTGGGGTTGAATATTGGATTTTAA
- a CDS encoding DoxX family protein yields MKTTFNFFYFLLSDKIGKHSVNLMRIALATIYIWFGVLKIYGLSPAGDLVEKTVFWFKPEFFIPILGVCEVFIGLGLLIRKWIPETILLLLLHMIATLTPIFIVQSSCFENFPFEPTMAGQYIIKNLVLVAGALVISGKYNEDYYAAIKLKKEQDKFVTTIQTGNHQILNQEHDVPQNVEHRTAIE; encoded by the coding sequence ATGAAAACTACCTTTAACTTTTTCTATTTCTTATTAAGTGATAAAATAGGAAAGCATAGTGTCAATCTGATGCGCATCGCACTGGCAACAATTTACATTTGGTTTGGCGTTTTGAAAATATACGGACTCAGCCCTGCAGGTGATTTAGTAGAGAAAACCGTTTTTTGGTTTAAACCTGAATTCTTCATACCAATACTTGGAGTTTGTGAAGTCTTTATCGGGTTAGGGTTGCTTATAAGAAAATGGATTCCCGAAACTATCCTCTTGCTCTTACTTCACATGATAGCCACCCTCACTCCTATTTTTATTGTGCAGTCGAGCTGTTTTGAGAATTTCCCTTTCGAGCCTACGATGGCAGGTCAGTATATTATCAAAAATCTTGTTCTGGTTGCTGGTGCACTAGTGATTTCCGGAAAATACAATGAGGATTATTATGCTGCAATCAAATTGAAAAAAGAGCAGGACAAATTTGTGACAACAATTCAAACAGGCAATCATCAAATTTTAAACCAAGAACACGATGTTCCGCAAAATGTAGAGCATAGGACAGCTATCGAATAG
- a CDS encoding FG-GAP-like repeat-containing protein codes for MKIKHFILLLTTVILAESCDYFSNPNDKMIKILEARNRMYDVRKNPFATNAEILYLDSIIKNSYEGHLKLYYELNKGNALLKLGKESEAVSIMESAIKRQKAIDGRDNAQSLNFLAIAYMRLAEKQNCVNYHNPESCIIPIQKSGIHTIRQGSQKAIEIYKKLLDINPNDYESRWLLNIAYMTIDGYPSDVPEKWLIPNLNKENSTQSVKPFVDVAANVGIKSRNMSGGVIIDDFNNDNYLDIVTSDWSLDGVMHYYQNDQKGKYIDYSKASQIGRFKGGLNMIQADYDNDGDTDIFVLRGAWMRKFGRQPNSLLQNNGDGTFTDVTIKSGLYSEFPTQAGTWNDFNNDGYLDLFIGNESSDDDIFPSELYLNNQDGTFTNVAKAAKCDVISYIKGVTSADYDNDGDIDLFLSGMNKRKIVLKNTGLKNGIPQFIDVTDKAGLAGINVMTFPTWFWDYDNDGWQDIFVCGYEFNGAVASQIAMDALKIPYESSKMYLYHNNHDGTFTDVSKASGLSKTVFAMGANFGDIDNDGFLDMYLGTGNPDYKSLIPNKLFRNMGNGKFADVTTSGRVGNLQKGHGVALNDLDNDGDTDIFIEVGGAYNGDSFYNSLYLNPGQNNNRWIKLQLEGTDSNRSAIGTKVKVSFKENGVCRSVYRILNSGGSFGASALRMEIGIGQANVIDQIEIIWPKSGKRQIFTNVQPNQYIKITEEKKDFSKLNIKKLLFSTAGATSSICI; via the coding sequence ATGAAAATTAAACATTTCATATTGCTACTTACAACCGTTATTTTGGCAGAATCCTGTGACTATTTTTCTAATCCTAATGACAAGATGATTAAGATTCTGGAGGCTAGAAACAGAATGTATGATGTCAGAAAAAATCCATTTGCTACAAATGCAGAAATCCTCTATCTTGATTCAATAATAAAAAATTCCTATGAAGGTCATTTAAAATTATATTATGAATTAAATAAAGGAAATGCATTATTAAAGCTCGGTAAAGAATCAGAAGCAGTTTCAATTATGGAAAGCGCTATCAAAAGACAAAAAGCAATTGATGGCAGAGACAACGCCCAGTCATTAAATTTTTTAGCAATTGCTTACATGAGACTGGCAGAAAAACAAAATTGCGTTAATTACCATAATCCGGAATCATGCATTATCCCAATACAAAAAAGTGGAATTCATACTATACGTCAAGGTTCTCAAAAAGCAATTGAAATTTATAAAAAATTACTGGATATAAATCCTAATGATTATGAATCGAGATGGCTGCTGAATATTGCTTACATGACTATAGACGGATATCCTTCTGATGTTCCTGAAAAATGGCTGATACCGAATCTAAATAAGGAAAATTCAACACAGTCTGTAAAACCATTTGTGGATGTTGCCGCAAATGTGGGCATAAAAAGCAGGAATATGTCTGGTGGAGTCATTATCGATGATTTCAACAATGATAATTATTTAGATATTGTAACTTCTGACTGGAGTCTGGATGGAGTCATGCATTATTATCAAAATGATCAAAAAGGAAAATATATTGACTATTCCAAAGCATCACAAATAGGGCGTTTCAAAGGAGGACTAAATATGATACAAGCTGATTATGACAATGATGGCGATACCGATATTTTTGTTTTAAGAGGTGCCTGGATGCGTAAATTCGGAAGACAGCCTAACTCTTTGTTACAGAACAATGGTGACGGAACTTTTACTGATGTAACGATTAAAAGCGGCTTGTATTCTGAATTTCCTACTCAGGCAGGCACCTGGAATGATTTTAACAATGACGGTTATCTGGACTTATTTATTGGTAACGAGTCATCAGATGATGACATTTTCCCTTCTGAGCTGTATTTGAATAATCAGGACGGAACATTTACTAATGTTGCCAAAGCGGCAAAATGTGATGTTATTAGTTATATAAAAGGCGTAACATCTGCTGATTACGATAATGATGGTGACATAGATTTATTTCTTTCCGGAATGAATAAAAGAAAAATAGTATTGAAAAATACCGGACTAAAAAATGGCATTCCACAATTTATCGACGTTACAGATAAAGCAGGTTTAGCAGGGATTAATGTAATGACTTTTCCAACATGGTTTTGGGATTATGACAATGATGGCTGGCAGGATATTTTTGTTTGTGGTTATGAGTTTAATGGTGCTGTTGCTAGTCAAATTGCAATGGATGCATTGAAAATACCATATGAAAGCAGTAAAATGTATCTCTATCATAATAATCATGACGGAACTTTTACAGATGTATCAAAAGCTTCTGGTTTAAGTAAAACGGTGTTTGCTATGGGGGCTAATTTTGGTGATATAGATAATGATGGATTTCTGGATATGTATCTTGGTACAGGAAACCCTGATTATAAGTCCCTAATACCTAATAAATTATTTAGAAATATGGGTAATGGCAAATTTGCTGATGTTACGACTTCCGGCAGGGTAGGAAATTTGCAAAAGGGTCATGGTGTGGCTTTAAATGATTTAGATAATGATGGAGATACTGACATTTTTATAGAAGTCGGAGGTGCTTATAATGGAGATTCTTTCTATAATTCTTTATACCTGAACCCGGGTCAAAATAACAACCGTTGGATAAAGTTACAATTAGAGGGCACAGACAGTAATCGTTCTGCGATTGGAACAAAAGTAAAGGTCAGTTTCAAAGAAAACGGCGTTTGCAGATCAGTATACAGAATATTAAATTCAGGAGGAAGTTTTGGAGCATCAGCTTTAAGAATGGAAATTGGAATTGGACAAGCTAATGTAATTGATCAAATTGAAATAATATGGCCAAAAAGCGGTAAAAGACAAATATTTACAAACGTACAGCCTAATCAATATATCAAAATCACAGAGGAAAAAAAAGATTTTTCGAAATTAAATATTAAAAAATTACTTTTCTCTACAGCAGGTGCTACATCTTCAATATGCATTTAA